The genomic segment CAAGACGAATAAGATATTCTCTATCTGGGCTCATTCCGCGTTCTTGTGCAATCATTTTAAGAGTACTACTAATCTGATAGAAGGGTAATTGAAATTCTTCTGAAATCATTTCAGCGAGAGTATCTTTTCCTGAAGCAAGAGTTCAAATAATTCAAAGGACTTTTTTCATAGATGTAAGATATAAAATTCCTTCTTTCTTCTTTTTTATTTCTTCTCTATTCTTTATCTTTATCCCCTCTTTCTCTCGTTCTCTTTCAGTTTCTTCTTTCGAAGACGAACCTTTGTAGGAGTGATCTCGACATACTCATCAGGACCGACATAGTCGAGAGCATCTTCGAGACTCATCACACGAGGTGGAGTCAGACGCATCGCTTCATCAGTACCAGATGCTCGCATATTCGTGAGTTGTTTATTTTTTGTTACATTCACGACGAGATCAGATCCTTTGAGATGTTCTCCGACGATCATACCTTCATACACCTCAGTCTGTGGCTCGATAAAGATAGGGCCACGCTCTTGGAGATTAAAGAGTGAAAAAGTCATAGCAGCACCATCACACGCAGAAATCATCGATCCTACATCACGCTTATTCATATCGCCAGCATAGGGAGCGTATTTATCAAAAGCACTTGCGAGGATACCTTCACCGCGAGTCATCGTCGTGAATTCACGTCGGAAACCGAGGAGCCCACGAGTTGGGATAAAGAATTCAAGTGTTGTAAGGCCTCTCTCAGACTTCATATCCTGCATGATTCCTCGTCGCTTTCCCATTTGCTCAATAACAGAGCCAGCTGATTCATCTGGGACACTGATAATACATTTTTCAAATGGTTCCAGTTTGACACCATCTTCCTCGTGGAAGATAACTTCTGGAGCACCGACCTGAAGCTCAAATTTTTCTCGACGCATCGTCTCTATAAGCACTGCAAGATGGAGCTCTCCACGACCAGCAACGACGAAGGACCCATCTTCTGTAAAATCTACCTTCAATCCCACATTCATTTCAAGTTCTTTTTCCAGACGATCACGGATGTGCCGAGAAGTAACATAATCCCCTTCTCGACCAGCAAATGGTGAATCATTGACGAAAAATTGCATTTTCAAGGTCGGAGGATCGATATGAATAGGTGGAAGTGCTTCTGTATTTTCATCTGTTGTAATGGTCTCTCCCACATAGATATCAGGAATACCTGCGATAGAGACGATATCTCCCGCGATACCCTCTGCAACTTCAGCTTTTACAAGTCCAAGAGAAGTAGTGATTTTACTGATTTTCCCTTTTCGTTTTACACCATCATTACCAATAATGAAGATGTTAGCTCCTGTTTTCACCACTCCATCAGCCACACGCCCGATACCTTGTCGACCCATAAAAGAGTCATACGCGAGATTGGCAACTTGCATACGAAATGGCTTTGTCTCATCATTGTCTCGTGGCTGAACTCGCTCCAGAATCATATCAAAGAGTGGTTGAAGATTTTCTGATGTATCAACGATTTCTCGCTTTGCAACACCATCACGAGCAATCGTATAGATATGAGCAAAATCACATTGTTCATCTGTTGCTCCGAGCTGTACAAAAAGATCGAAAACCGCATCGAGAACATAGTCAGGACGTGC from the Candidatus Gracilibacteria bacterium genome contains:
- the typA gene encoding translational GTPase TypA; its protein translation is MKYLTIAIIAHVDHGKTTLVDALLKQGGAFRDNQAVEVCVMDSNDQEKERGITIYAKNTAIQIGDTKVNIVDTPGHADFGSEVERVLRMADSVLLLVDAYEGPMPQTRFVLRKSLELGIRPIVVINKIDKPTARPDYVLDAVFDLFVQLGATDEQCDFAHIYTIARDGVAKREIVDTSENLQPLFDMILERVQPRDNDETKPFRMQVANLAYDSFMGRQGIGRVADGVVKTGANIFIIGNDGVKRKGKISKITTSLGLVKAEVAEGIAGDIVSIAGIPDIYVGETITTDENTEALPPIHIDPPTLKMQFFVNDSPFAGREGDYVTSRHIRDRLEKELEMNVGLKVDFTEDGSFVVAGRGELHLAVLIETMRREKFELQVGAPEVIFHEEDGVKLEPFEKCIISVPDESAGSVIEQMGKRRGIMQDMKSERGLTTLEFFIPTRGLLGFRREFTTMTRGEGILASAFDKYAPYAGDMNKRDVGSMISACDGAAMTFSLFNLQERGPIFIEPQTEVYEGMIVGEHLKGSDLVVNVTKNKQLTNMRASGTDEAMRLTPPRVMSLEDALDYVGPDEYVEITPTKVRLRKKKLKENERKRG